TTTTTTGTTTCAATGATGTAATTTGTATCCATATTCAAAACCTCCTGTTCTGTAAGGTATTCTATCACGCCAACCTTGCATTAACCTTGCCGCAACCTTGCATTAACCTTGCAATTTGAAATCCGGCAAAAATGACAAAGGTTCCCGCCATAAAGACGGGAACCCGCTTAAATCTCCAAAGGAAAAAGCAACATAAATTCAGTTCCTTCTCCCGGAAAGCTTTCAACTGTTATGCTTCCACCCATCTTTTCTACAAGCTGATGGACAATAGAAAGACCAAGTCCGCTTCCTTTTTCGGAGCGTCCTTTATCACACTTATAAAGCCGTTCAAATATGTGTTTCAAATCGTCTTTCTCAATTCCTACTCCATTATCCGCCAGCAGCAGCTCCATGTTATTTTCCTTCTTTGACAGGACAATTTTGATTTTGTCTGCATGGCTGTGAGCGATTACATTTTGAATGAGATTGTTGACGATCCTCATATAGCTGTCCATATCCAATCTTACCCGGACAGGCTGTTCGGGAATATCAATGTCATAATCAACCTGTTTATCCTCAAAAATCGGTATCCAGTCAATCAGGATATTTCTTGTCAGCTCTGCGGCCTCAACGCTCTGGATTTCCAAAGCAAACTCATTGGAATTTAACTTGAACCAGTCAAAGAGCACATCAATATATTCTTTCAGATCATGGGCTTTCCGTCGGGCGGTTTCAATATAATCATCCCGGTCTTTTCCTGTGACCAGTCCTTTGTGTGCAGCGTCAAGATACCCAATCAGAGTGGTAAGGGGTGTCCGAACATCATGGGAAAGGCTCGTCATAAGCTGGCGGTTGGTTTCTTCTGTCTGCCGTACAGTTGAAAGTCTGCTTTCATAGGACACAACAATCTCATTGATTTCATAGGCAAGAGGTGCTGTCAATTCATTTGTTGCAGACAGAATACGCCGGTTGCCATTTCCGTTTTTCACATCAACCAGCACATCGGTCATTTCTGCGATTTGTTTTTTTACGCGCCGAACGAGAACGATGGAAGTCAGCACAGCCACAACAGCAATCACAATGGACAAGAAAACGATGATTTCCATATTGGCTATACCTCCTTATTAAAGCGGTAGCCAATCCCTTTGACCGTTTGGATATACTTTGGGCTTGAAGGATTGACTTCTAATTTTTTACGAAGCCGGCTGATAATCGCCATAATGTTACTGTCATCATAGAAATATTCTTCGCCCCAAACTTCCTCATAAATCTGCTGTTTTGTCAAAATTTTTCCTTGATGCTTTGCGCAGTACAGGAGCAGATCAAATTCCTTTGGTGGAAGTTCAAAAGTGCCATTTTCCGTCGTAACAGAACGATTTTCAAGGTCAATTTGCAATCCATCAAAATCCAGTTTTTGCACAGCTCCGGCTTGATGATTAAAGCGGGTGTAGCGGCGAATGAGGGACGCAATACGGGCAATCAGTTCGTCCATATCAAACGGTTTTGTCAGATAATCGTCCGCCCCGGCCCGTAAGCCCCGCACTTTAGAAATGCTGTCATTTTTGGATGTAAACATCAAAATCGGCAGGCTGTTCTCTTTGCGGATTTCTTCCAGCGTTTCAAAGCCATCCATACCGGGCATCATCACATCCAGCACCACAAGCTGATACTCCTGCTCTTTTAATTTCTGCAAGCCCTCTTTTCCGGTATTACAAAAATCGGCTTCTATATGTTCCGATTGTACGCTGCGTTTAATCAAAGCGCACAGTTCTCTGTCATCATCTATAATCAAAATTTTATTCATGGCGTAGTTCCTTTCCTTGTTTTGTCCGGCCATCAAGCGGCTTCTCCGCAGTTTTAGGGAGCAGCCAAACACCGGCCATTTTCACAGCGCCGGGGATACGCCCACCGGCACAATAATAATTTACCCTACGAGGTGTCACGCCCCATTTCTCGGCGGCCTCTTTCAATGTCATATAGTCCATTTCGCACCTCCACAGAGTACATTATAGTTCTCTTTCTCGAACAATGCAAGAAACGGAATGTGAATTATAAACTTCAACCAACCTGCATATAGCAACATTCCACAGGCAAAGTATGAATTATACAATGTAACTGGGTGATGTTATATGGCGAAAGTTGAAGATTGTCCCGGTTTTGAAACCTTCGGCGCAGATGTCAAAGCCGCACGAGAGGCAAAGCGTCTGGCACGAAAAACATTGGCAGAAATGGTTGGGATTGAATGGCGGTATCTTGCCAACATTGAGAATCAAGGTGCGATTCCGAGCCTGCCTGTGATGATCCAGTTGATTAAGGTCTGCGGACTTCCCGTGGAACGGTATTTTAACCCGGAGATCATGCGGGAAGAAAGCGAACAGCGGCAACGAGTCAGCCACAAGCTGAAGCTTTGCCCTGAAGAATACCTGCCGATTATCGAAGGTGCCATAGACGGGGCGCTCAAAATGGAACAGACTGCGAAGCAGAAGGAGGACGCATAATCGCGGCCTCCTTCTGGCGTTTCTATATCAAGTTTCCCGGCACTTTTCCCAAAGTTCCCGGCACCTCTGCTGGATTTCTCCGGTTTCTGTCACAGTCAGATCGCGGTCATTTCCGGTAATCTTATCTTCCAGAAAGTTGGCGTATGTATCCAGCAAGGCGTTTCGCAAATCCTCCGGAGTTTTCTGTATTTCGGCGCTGTACCAGTCATTCCGGTGAGGTTCCCATGCCATCAATGTATAACCGTGGCTGGTCTGCACCACCTCATACAGAGGATCATCATCCAGATATGCCTGAAACACTTCCAGAACCTTTTCAAAGGTCAGCATTTCCCACACCTCCCATTCAACTGCAAATCAGTTCCCTGATTAAAATTTCCTCAATCTGTGCCGTTAATGTGTTCATCAGTCCTACCCAGCGCATAGGATCACAGGCTTTCAGTTCCTCAGTGACACCCGCAGCCTCCATCATGTGAGGCAACATGGTGTCCACGCGCTCCTGCGCTGTCCAATCAATCTCTAACAGGTGCGGATACAGTTTCTCGCTCATCAGCAGTTGGTTGTAGAGAATAGGACGGTGTTCCTTCAGGTAGGACTTTCGCATCCTGCCGTACTTGCCGATAGAAGTTTCCGGCTGTTCAGAAAGTTTTAGGTTGGGTATATCATAATCTCCACAACGAATGTAAGTCAACTTACTCATATTCATGCTCCTTTGCTCCGTGATGATTAGACTGCTGCGCTGGCTGCTATGCTGCCTTTGCGCGGTTCTTCTTTTGGTAGCTGCCCGATAGTAGAAAAAACACCTTTTTTCATATCCTCAGCCCGGATCAGGGCTTTCTTAGCGTCCATTTCCGCTTTTTTCTTCGCCTTGATTTTGTCCTCATACCGTTTCTGTGCGCCGCTGGCTTTCCGCTTCAAATAGTTCTGATGGAGCCTGTCCTTGCGTTCTTCTCTTTTCCGCAATTCTTCCTGTTCCTCTGGGGTTAAAGGAACCGGCTGTAAGGATGGTGGAATATAGCGTCCTAAAAAATTAAAGTAGATTTCAATTTCCTGCGTGGTATCCTGACTGCCTTTTCGGGAGCGTTCATGGACAAGGATTTTCTCTACAAACTCGTTGAGCATGGTATTTGTCAGCGTGTCAAAATTCTCGTACTTATCAATCAGGGCTATAAATTTCTCTGCTGATTTCTGGCTCTGCTCATAGCCGGTAACAGCCTTTTCCAACTCCGCAATTTCAATCTCAAGTGCGTCCTGCTCTTTGGCATACTGTGCATCAAGCGCCTTATATCGTGTATCCGGCAGCTTGCCGAGGGCGTTATCCTCATAGATTTTGCAAATCAGTTTTTCCAGTTCTCCGGCTCTCTTTTGGGCAGTAGCCAGATGCCTGCGCTTTTTCGATATATCGGCACTCTGTTGAGCAACCTGCGTCTCCTGAACAGTGTGAATAAATTCCGTCCGGTCATTTCTCGAATATTCAGCGATAGCCCGGAGTGTGTCGGAAACCAATGTCAGAACAGCACTCTCATTGATACGGTGTTGTGTAAGGCATAGTGTCCCACACGGAACTTTGGTATAATTGGAACAGGTATATTGAGAAATCCGCTTGCCATTGTTGGTGCGGTGGACATACATCTTGCCGCCACAATCGGCACAATAGAGTAAGCCTGTGAGGGGAGCTGCTTCGCCCCAGCCGTTTGGATAACGCCGTACATTGCTGCGGATTTTCTGCACCAGATCAAAGGTCTGCTGGTCGATAATGGCTTCATGGGTATTCTCAAAGATCGTCCACTCGTCCTCAGAAACATAGTGGCTTTTCTTGTCCTTAAAGTGCTTGCGGGTCTTGAAATTGATGGTGTGCCCCAAATACTCTCGTTTTTTCAAAATGTTCACGATGGTAGATGATCCCCATCCATAGGGGTCTTTGACCGGCTTTGAACGGTTCACACCCTCGTTGAAGCGGGCAAGGTGTACGACGGGAATTTCAATCCGATCTGCGGATAATTTGCAGGCAATCTGATAAGGCCCATATCCCTCCAGCGTGAGGGAGAAGATACGGCGTACCACTTCGGCGGCTTCCTCATCTACCAGCCAATGCTCCCGTTTTTCGTCCCATAAGTAGCCGTAAATCACAGTGCCGGTCAGGTGCTTGCCGCTCATACCTTTTGCCTTAAACACAGAACGGATTTTCCTGCTGGTATCACGGGCGTAAAATTCATTCATGATGTTGCGGAATGGGGTAAAATCGTCATCGCCTTTCAGACTGTCCACACCGTCGTTGATGGCGATCAGACGAACACCGCGTTGCCGCAAAACCTCCATGACCTGACCGACCTTCAGATAGTCGCGCCCCAACCGGCTCATGTCCTTGATGACGATTGCCTCTACACGCCCTGCCTCCACTTCCTCCATCATCGCCAAAAATCCGGGGCGGTCAAAACGGGTGCCTGAGATACCATCATCTGTAAAGTGCGTAGGGTTTGGCAGCCCATTCCGGCGGGCAAAATCCTCTAACATCTGTTTTTGGTTGGATATGGAATTGCTCTCGCCCTGTAACTCGTCGTCCCGGCTCAGGCGCTCGTACAGTGGGGTAATTTTTTCATTTCTCATGGCTGTACCTCCTGAAACAAAAATGCTCTAAGTGATTGCTTCACTAACCATGACAAAATCATGATTAAGAAGTCACTTAGAGCATATATCACCCGCCGCCTGCTTGAATACCTTATACTGCCGCAGGGCCACACTTTCCGGATGCTCATGTTCCATCGCCTTAAACAGCAGGTCCAACGGCGAGATGTATTCGTCATCATCCTCCCGGACTTCAGCGTATTCCAACACGCGCATGACCATGGAAAAGTTCTGTTCATCCTCCGGCGCTTCCTGGTGCAGCATGAGGATGATAGCTTGGAGCAGAGCTGTTTCGGACTTCGTCCAGAACGGGTCGGACTCATGACTGCCCTTGGGCGTGGTTGCCTGGATCAGCGTATTCACCAGCTTCAGAGCATCTTTCTCGTCCCGCAGGTAGCAGAAGGGGTTATAGCCGTCAGACTGTTCCAAATTCACGAGATTCAG
This DNA window, taken from Dysosmobacter welbionis, encodes the following:
- a CDS encoding helix-turn-helix transcriptional regulator; its protein translation is MAKVEDCPGFETFGADVKAAREAKRLARKTLAEMVGIEWRYLANIENQGAIPSLPVMIQLIKVCGLPVERYFNPEIMREESEQRQRVSHKLKLCPEEYLPIIEGAIDGALKMEQTAKQKEDA
- a CDS encoding sensor histidine kinase; amino-acid sequence: MEIIVFLSIVIAVVAVLTSIVLVRRVKKQIAEMTDVLVDVKNGNGNRRILSATNELTAPLAYEINEIVVSYESRLSTVRQTEETNRQLMTSLSHDVRTPLTTLIGYLDAAHKGLVTGKDRDDYIETARRKAHDLKEYIDVLFDWFKLNSNEFALEIQSVEAAELTRNILIDWIPIFEDKQVDYDIDIPEQPVRVRLDMDSYMRIVNNLIQNVIAHSHADKIKIVLSKKENNMELLLADNGVGIEKDDLKHIFERLYKCDKGRSEKGSGLGLSIVHQLVEKMGGSITVESFPGEGTEFMLLFPLEI
- a CDS encoding helix-turn-helix domain-containing protein; translated protein: MDYMTLKEAAEKWGVTPRRVNYYCAGGRIPGAVKMAGVWLLPKTAEKPLDGRTKQGKELRHE
- a CDS encoding recombinase family protein — translated: MRNEKITPLYERLSRDDELQGESNSISNQKQMLEDFARRNGLPNPTHFTDDGISGTRFDRPGFLAMMEEVEAGRVEAIVIKDMSRLGRDYLKVGQVMEVLRQRGVRLIAINDGVDSLKGDDDFTPFRNIMNEFYARDTSRKIRSVFKAKGMSGKHLTGTVIYGYLWDEKREHWLVDEEAAEVVRRIFSLTLEGYGPYQIACKLSADRIEIPVVHLARFNEGVNRSKPVKDPYGWGSSTIVNILKKREYLGHTINFKTRKHFKDKKSHYVSEDEWTIFENTHEAIIDQQTFDLVQKIRSNVRRYPNGWGEAAPLTGLLYCADCGGKMYVHRTNNGKRISQYTCSNYTKVPCGTLCLTQHRINESAVLTLVSDTLRAIAEYSRNDRTEFIHTVQETQVAQQSADISKKRRHLATAQKRAGELEKLICKIYEDNALGKLPDTRYKALDAQYAKEQDALEIEIAELEKAVTGYEQSQKSAEKFIALIDKYENFDTLTNTMLNEFVEKILVHERSRKGSQDTTQEIEIYFNFLGRYIPPSLQPVPLTPEEQEELRKREERKDRLHQNYLKRKASGAQKRYEDKIKAKKKAEMDAKKALIRAEDMKKGVFSTIGQLPKEEPRKGSIAASAAV
- a CDS encoding response regulator transcription factor gives rise to the protein MNKILIIDDDRELCALIKRSVQSEHIEADFCNTGKEGLQKLKEQEYQLVVLDVMMPGMDGFETLEEIRKENSLPILMFTSKNDSISKVRGLRAGADDYLTKPFDMDELIARIASLIRRYTRFNHQAGAVQKLDFDGLQIDLENRSVTTENGTFELPPKEFDLLLYCAKHQGKILTKQQIYEEVWGEEYFYDDSNIMAIISRLRKKLEVNPSSPKYIQTVKGIGYRFNKEV
- a CDS encoding TnpV protein, with product MSKLTYIRCGDYDIPNLKLSEQPETSIGKYGRMRKSYLKEHRPILYNQLLMSEKLYPHLLEIDWTAQERVDTMLPHMMEAAGVTEELKACDPMRWVGLMNTLTAQIEEILIRELICS